In one Erinaceus europaeus chromosome 3, mEriEur2.1, whole genome shotgun sequence genomic region, the following are encoded:
- the PDCL3 gene encoding phosducin-like protein 3, with product MQDPNADTEWNDILRKKGILPSKNNLEELEKEAEEEEQLILQQSIVKTYEDMTLQELEDNEDEFNEEDERAIEMYRQQRLAEWKATKLKNKFGEVLEISGKDYVQEVTKAGEGLWVILHLYKQGIPLCALINQHFSELAKKFPSVKFIKAISTTCIPNYPDRNLPTIFVYLEGDIKAQFIGPLVFGGMNLTRDELEWKLSESGAIKTDLEENPRKPVEDTLLSSVRCSVPMRSSSDSEDD from the exons GACCCCAATGCGGATACTGAGTGGAATGACATCTTGCGGAAAAAGGGCATCTTGCCCTCAAAGAATAATTTGGAAGAATTggaaaaagaagcagaagaggAGGAACAGTTAATCCTTCAGCAATCAATCG TGAAGACATATGAAGATATGACTTTGCAAGAACTAGAGGATAATGAAGATGAATTTAATGAGGAAGATGAACGTGCTATTGAAATGTACAG ACAGCAAAGACTAGCAGAGTGGAAAGCAACTAAACTGAAGAATAAATTTGGTGAAgttttggaaatctcaggaaaGGATTATGTTCAAGAAGTTACCAAAGCCGGTGAGGGCTTGTGGGTAATCTTGCATCTTTACAAACAAGG GATTCCCCTCTGTGCCCTGATAAATCAACACTTCAGTGAACTTGCCAAGAAGTTTCCCAGTGTCAAATTTATCAAAGCTATTTCAACAACCTGCATACCCAATTACCCTGATAGGAATCTGCCTACAATATTTGTTTACCTTGAAGGTGATATCAAGGCTCAATTTATTGGACCTCTAGTGTTTGGAGGCATGAACCTGACAAGAGATG AGTTGGAGTGGAAGTTGTCTGAGTCTGGAGCCATCAAGACTGACCTAGAGGAAAACCCTAGGAAACCAGTTGAAGACACTTTACTGTCCTCAGTGCGGTGCTCAGTCCCCATGAGGAGTAGCAGCGATTCTGAGGATGACTAA